Proteins from one Deinococcus sp. AB2017081 genomic window:
- a CDS encoding HD-GYP domain-containing protein: protein MRADLTLAPVRDVAVQRARWPLVAGIGGPALLLALLLAVPVLNARLELLSVHMLLVLAAAAFTAVVTVWMGLVGVRQRNAEVILLSLAFGSLGLVYGVHGLATPEVGVMGHVGHSGMDMTGAAATSALDAEYGTATLPAAAQLGAMLAAAWLLLSSVPATNSVVRAVLTLRGWLPGVWVAALIGLGTMIFMPEVAGVLAPTGVPERLVILAVTVGLGLWAAARYWRSWRYTRFPLQLSVVYAGGWLALAQLVIVLNLAWTLSWWVYHVLLVGVSAALLTGLIAQYRDRDVPVGAAVRGLWNNDPDEVLAAGISAPVRALIAQVEAHDPYTAGHAHRVTLYALDLARALGCSPEALRVITQGGILHDLGKLDVPTGVLNHPGRLSGADWTLVRQHPSAGVERAQHLGLLPEELGVVRWHHERWDGAGYPDGLYGDQIPLLARILAVADVYDALTSERAYRQPWPATRANAYLQDEAGRAFDPRVVAAWLALHRTEPGLGTTPVLGESRPPLGASAAFGH, encoded by the coding sequence ATGCGGGCCGATCTGACGCTGGCCCCTGTCCGGGACGTGGCCGTCCAGCGGGCACGGTGGCCCCTGGTCGCCGGGATCGGTGGCCCGGCGCTGTTGCTGGCATTGCTGCTCGCCGTGCCCGTGCTCAATGCCCGGCTGGAACTGCTGAGCGTTCACATGCTGCTGGTGCTGGCGGCTGCGGCCTTCACCGCGGTCGTGACCGTCTGGATGGGGCTGGTGGGGGTACGCCAGCGCAACGCCGAGGTCATCTTGCTGTCGCTGGCCTTCGGATCACTGGGTCTGGTCTATGGCGTCCATGGTCTGGCCACGCCCGAGGTCGGTGTCATGGGGCATGTCGGCCACAGCGGCATGGACATGACCGGAGCGGCCGCCACCTCTGCGCTGGACGCCGAATACGGCACGGCGACCCTGCCGGCGGCGGCGCAGCTGGGGGCCATGCTCGCGGCGGCGTGGCTGCTGCTGTCCAGCGTGCCGGCCACGAACAGCGTGGTGCGGGCGGTGCTGACACTCCGGGGCTGGCTGCCGGGCGTGTGGGTGGCGGCGCTGATCGGTCTGGGCACCATGATCTTCATGCCAGAGGTGGCCGGCGTGCTGGCACCCACCGGCGTTCCGGAGCGGCTCGTCATTCTGGCTGTGACCGTCGGTCTGGGGCTGTGGGCCGCCGCCCGGTACTGGAGGTCGTGGCGCTACACGCGCTTTCCCCTGCAGCTGTCGGTGGTCTACGCCGGAGGCTGGCTGGCGCTCGCGCAGCTGGTGATCGTGCTGAATCTCGCGTGGACGCTGTCGTGGTGGGTCTACCACGTCCTGCTGGTGGGCGTGAGCGCCGCGCTGCTGACCGGGCTGATCGCCCAGTACCGTGACCGCGACGTTCCCGTGGGCGCGGCCGTGCGGGGCCTGTGGAACAACGACCCCGACGAGGTGCTGGCTGCCGGGATCAGCGCTCCGGTGCGGGCCCTGATCGCCCAGGTCGAGGCGCACGATCCCTACACCGCCGGACACGCCCACCGGGTCACGCTGTATGCCCTGGACCTCGCCCGCGCCCTGGGCTGCTCCCCCGAGGCGCTGCGGGTCATCACGCAGGGCGGCATCCTGCACGATCTGGGCAAGCTGGATGTGCCCACCGGCGTCCTGAACCACCCTGGCCGACTGAGCGGCGCGGACTGGACCCTGGTGCGCCAGCACCCCTCCGCCGGCGTCGAACGGGCCCAGCACCTGGGGTTGCTGCCCGAGGAACTGGGCGTGGTGCGCTGGCACCACGAACGCTGGGACGGTGCCGGCTACCCGGATGGCCTGTACGGGGATCAGATTCCCCTGCTGGCCCGCATCCTGGCCGTGGCAGACGTCTATGATGCCCTGACCAGCGAACGCGCCTACCGCCAGCCGTGGCCGGCGACCCGAGCCAACGCCTACCTGCAGGACGAGGCGGGCCGGGCCTTCGATCCGCGTGTCGTGGCCGCGTGGCTTGCTCTGCACCGCACCGAGCCGGGCCTGGGAACGACTCCGGTGCTGGGGGAGTCCCGCCCGCCCCTCGGCGCCTCGGCTGCCTTCGGACACTGA
- a CDS encoding YbjN domain-containing protein, whose product MTRLFASALTLSLLSSGVAATGEVLDGKPETIVQVLKQAGYATTYRPGDLKDGPTITLKVNGEDVYLYLYGCKPEGCTRLTASNGYETDVTSAAVLSYIGNWNYDNYTQAYIDPEDKAAYLDSSYLLTGGYTRANLVAWLREYLDDLPDFETDLP is encoded by the coding sequence ATGACCCGCCTGTTCGCGTCGGCTCTGACCCTGTCGCTCCTCTCGTCCGGCGTGGCCGCCACCGGCGAGGTGCTGGACGGGAAACCCGAGACGATCGTGCAGGTGCTGAAGCAGGCGGGGTACGCGACGACCTACAGGCCGGGCGATCTCAAGGACGGGCCGACGATCACGCTGAAGGTGAATGGCGAGGACGTCTATCTGTACCTGTACGGCTGCAAGCCCGAGGGCTGCACGCGCCTGACCGCCAGCAACGGCTACGAGACCGACGTCACCAGCGCCGCCGTGCTCTCGTACATCGGGAACTGGAATTACGACAACTACACGCAGGCCTACATTGACCCCGAGGACAAGGCCGCCTACCTCGATTCCTCGTACCTGCTGACCGGTGGCTATACGCGGGCGAATCTGGTGGCGTGGCTCAGGGAATACCTGGACGACCTCCCGGATTTCGAGACTGACCTGCCCTGA
- a CDS encoding YwbE family protein → MPPTRSQIQPGVTVDIVQKQDQPTGTLTRGVVAALLTRSPSHPHGIKVQTLR, encoded by the coding sequence ATGCCTCCCACCCGTTCCCAGATCCAGCCCGGCGTGACCGTGGACATCGTGCAGAAGCAGGATCAGCCGACCGGCACCCTCACACGCGGTGTCGTGGCGGCGCTGCTCACGCGGTCGCCGTCGCATCCGCATGGGATCAAGGTGCAAACCCTTCGGTGA